In one window of Synergistaceae bacterium DNA:
- a CDS encoding nucleotidyltransferase family protein yields the protein MKTIIRDAQTAIGIIAEYNPFHNGHALHIQRAREALGAEVPVLVTLSSSFTQRGEPALADKWARTRMALLNGADLALELPFAFACNAAPEFARGAVDILAATGLVTHLSFGTERLFAAESPFSANENSNTILNILSEEPLSFKLNLKKNLKRGQSYPKAVAGALERELSSNVTPPLLAPNDILALAYILHLRRKKYDLIPLPVKRQGEGYHDLSPGKLASAAAIRQTLTAKKLLSESLTGWVREALPASSLAVLEDEEKRGRLCLGVENLWALLRGLLNRTSKEELRLCPGMDEGLENLFLKHSPRADSWEDFVGRCVCARYTRSRIQRQAIRFLTGADRWTALALSRRSPPYIRVLGYNQRGRKLLRLCGNTASAPVITRLGAVSDPIARAAADLEFRASRLRELLLPRPDLQYEERQKPISL from the coding sequence ATGAAGACGATAATCCGCGACGCTCAAACCGCTATTGGAATTATTGCGGAATACAACCCCTTTCACAACGGACACGCCCTGCACATCCAACGAGCTCGGGAGGCCCTGGGCGCGGAAGTTCCTGTCCTTGTGACCCTGTCGTCCTCCTTCACTCAGCGGGGCGAACCCGCTCTGGCCGACAAGTGGGCCCGAACCCGCATGGCTCTTTTAAACGGAGCCGATCTGGCGCTGGAGCTGCCTTTCGCCTTCGCCTGCAACGCGGCTCCCGAATTTGCCCGGGGCGCGGTGGACATTCTGGCCGCAACAGGGCTCGTTACCCATCTCTCTTTCGGCACGGAACGCCTTTTCGCGGCGGAATCCCCTTTTTCCGCAAACGAAAATTCCAATACAATCTTAAATATTTTAAGCGAGGAGCCGCTGTCTTTCAAGCTGAATCTCAAAAAAAATCTCAAACGGGGGCAATCCTATCCTAAAGCCGTCGCGGGAGCGCTGGAACGAGAACTTTCTTCAAACGTGACCCCTCCCCTGCTCGCTCCCAACGACATCCTGGCCCTGGCCTACATACTGCACCTCCGAAGAAAAAAGTACGACCTGATTCCCCTGCCCGTAAAACGCCAGGGAGAAGGCTACCACGACCTCTCCCCGGGAAAGCTGGCCAGCGCGGCGGCCATCCGGCAGACGCTGACGGCAAAGAAACTTTTGAGCGAATCTCTGACGGGCTGGGTGAGGGAGGCCCTGCCCGCATCTTCGCTGGCCGTTCTTGAAGATGAAGAGAAACGGGGACGACTCTGCCTGGGAGTGGAAAACCTGTGGGCCCTGCTGCGCGGCCTTCTCAATCGGACGTCGAAGGAGGAGCTCCGGCTCTGTCCGGGAATGGACGAGGGACTTGAAAACCTGTTTCTGAAACACAGCCCGCGGGCAGACTCCTGGGAGGACTTTGTCGGACGCTGCGTCTGCGCCCGCTACACCCGAAGCCGCATTCAGCGTCAGGCCATACGCTTTCTCACGGGAGCCGACCGGTGGACGGCGCTGGCCCTGAGCCGGCGCAGCCCGCCCTATATCCGGGTGTTGGGATACAATCAGCGGGGACGAAAACTCCTGCGTCTTTGCGGAAACACCGCCTCCGCTCCCGTCATCACACGCCTCGGCGCGGTCTCGGACCCCATCGCCAGGGCGGCGGCGGATCTGGAGTTTCGCGCCTCGCGCCTGAGAGAACTTCTGCTGCCCAGGCCGGATCTGCAATACGAAGAACGTCAAAAACCCATCAGTCTGTAA